In Primulina eburnea isolate SZY01 chromosome 3, ASM2296580v1, whole genome shotgun sequence, one DNA window encodes the following:
- the LOC140826655 gene encoding F-box protein At5g07670-like isoform X4 produces the protein MRLQSLPNSGSTTPHSDSEPDSDSSNPNPSAPPDCISLLSDELLLKVLSKLPDRNQHLSNSLVCTRWCVVSGKLIQSIKLLDWEFMESGRLTFRFPNLVDVSLAHACIISERNSGILFINKFLSIHLSSGLFENDGVLISNGDVLDSEEVDRGVRIMVQGCRNLRRVVLMNVSEKGLSFLGEECDYLQEMELHYSGDLALPGIFKCQNLQILKLIGSISGVYDSVVTDIGLTILARGCRRLVKLELVGCEGSYDGIKAIGQCCQMLEELTLCNHKMDGGWLSALSYCENLKTLKILSCNEIDRNPGSDEHLWPCPMLEELQLRQCQMREKQGVRALFLVCQPIRKLVIEDCWGLNNNVFAAASIFSLAGTGIGQKGGISLRRK, from the exons ATGCGCCTCCAATCTCTTCCCAACTCCGGCTCCACTACCCCCCACTCGGACTCTGAGCCGGACTCCGACTCCTCCAACCCCAACCCTTCCGCGCCGCCTGATTGCATCTCTCTGCTATCCGACGAATTGTTGCTCAAGGTCCTCAGTAAACTCCCCGACAGGAACCAGCATCTTTCCAATTCACTGGTGTGCACGAGGTGGTGTGTGGTGAGTGGGAAGTTGATTCAATCGATTAAGCTATTGGATTGGGAGTTTATGGAGTCTGGGAGGCTCACTTTCCGGTTTCCCAATTTGGTCGATGTTAGCCTCGCGCATGCATGCATTATATCCGAACGGAATTCGGGCATTTTGTTCATTAATAAGTTTCtatcaattcatttaagttCTGGGCTGTTCGAAAATGATGGGGTCCTTATTAGTAATGGGGATGTATTGGATTCAGAAGAGGTCGACAGAGGGGTGAGAATTATGGTACAGGGGTGTAGGAATTTGAGGAGAGTGGTCTTGATGAACGTTAGTGAGAAAGGCTTAAGTTTTTTGGGAGAAGAGTGTGACTATTTGCAGGAGATGGAGTTACATTATTCTGGCGATTTAGCCTTGCCGGGAATTTTTAAATGCCAGAATTtgcaaatattgaaattgattggGAGCATAAGTGGGGTTTACGATTCCGTGGTTACAGATATTGGATTGACGATTTTAGCTCGGGGGTGTAGAAGATTAGTAAAGCTTGAGTTGGTGGGATGCGAGGGGAGTTATGATGGCATTAAGGCAATAGGGCAGTGTTGTCAAATGTTAGAGGAACTCACACTTTGCAATCATAAAATGGATGGCGGATGGTTGTCGGCTTTGTCATATTGTGAGAACTTGAAGACTTTAAAGATCCTGTCATGCAATGAAATTGATAGGAATCCTGGTTCCGATGAACACTTATGGCCATGCCCGATGCTCGAGGAGTTGCAATTACGTCAGTGTCAAATGCGAGAGAAGCAGGGTGTGAGAGCACTGTTTTTAGTGTGTCAGCCGATTCGGAAGCTAGTTATAGAGGATTGTTGGGGATTGAACAATAACGTATTTGCTGCTGCCAGCATTTTTAG CCTCGCAGGGACAGGAATTGGGCAAAAAGGTGGAATATCTTTGAGGAGGAAGTAA
- the LOC140826655 gene encoding F-box protein At5g51380-like isoform X2: MRLQSLPNSGSTTPHSDSEPDSDSSNPNPSAPPDCISLLSDELLLKVLSKLPDRNQHLSNSLVCTRWCVVSGKLIQSIKLLDWEFMESGRLTFRFPNLVDVSLAHACIISERNSGILFINKFLSIHLSSGLFENDGVLISNGDVLDSEEVDRGVRIMVQGCRNLRRVVLMNVSEKGLSFLGEECDYLQEMELHYSGDLALPGIFKCQNLQILKLIGSISGVYDSVVTDIGLTILARGCRRLVKLELVGCEGSYDGIKAIGQCCQMLEELTLCNHKMDGGWLSALSYCENLKTLKILSCNEIDRNPGSDEHLWPCPMLEELQLRQCQMREKQGVRALFLVCQPIRKLVIEDCWGLNNNVFAAASIFRDRNWAKRWNIFEEEVTARYADIFWQTLEANVRGIKGEIWVGRACN; the protein is encoded by the exons ATGCGCCTCCAATCTCTTCCCAACTCCGGCTCCACTACCCCCCACTCGGACTCTGAGCCGGACTCCGACTCCTCCAACCCCAACCCTTCCGCGCCGCCTGATTGCATCTCTCTGCTATCCGACGAATTGTTGCTCAAGGTCCTCAGTAAACTCCCCGACAGGAACCAGCATCTTTCCAATTCACTGGTGTGCACGAGGTGGTGTGTGGTGAGTGGGAAGTTGATTCAATCGATTAAGCTATTGGATTGGGAGTTTATGGAGTCTGGGAGGCTCACTTTCCGGTTTCCCAATTTGGTCGATGTTAGCCTCGCGCATGCATGCATTATATCCGAACGGAATTCGGGCATTTTGTTCATTAATAAGTTTCtatcaattcatttaagttCTGGGCTGTTCGAAAATGATGGGGTCCTTATTAGTAATGGGGATGTATTGGATTCAGAAGAGGTCGACAGAGGGGTGAGAATTATGGTACAGGGGTGTAGGAATTTGAGGAGAGTGGTCTTGATGAACGTTAGTGAGAAAGGCTTAAGTTTTTTGGGAGAAGAGTGTGACTATTTGCAGGAGATGGAGTTACATTATTCTGGCGATTTAGCCTTGCCGGGAATTTTTAAATGCCAGAATTtgcaaatattgaaattgattggGAGCATAAGTGGGGTTTACGATTCCGTGGTTACAGATATTGGATTGACGATTTTAGCTCGGGGGTGTAGAAGATTAGTAAAGCTTGAGTTGGTGGGATGCGAGGGGAGTTATGATGGCATTAAGGCAATAGGGCAGTGTTGTCAAATGTTAGAGGAACTCACACTTTGCAATCATAAAATGGATGGCGGATGGTTGTCGGCTTTGTCATATTGTGAGAACTTGAAGACTTTAAAGATCCTGTCATGCAATGAAATTGATAGGAATCCTGGTTCCGATGAACACTTATGGCCATGCCCGATGCTCGAGGAGTTGCAATTACGTCAGTGTCAAATGCGAGAGAAGCAGGGTGTGAGAGCACTGTTTTTAGTGTGTCAGCCGATTCGGAAGCTAGTTATAGAGGATTGTTGGGGATTGAACAATAACGTATTTGCTGCTGCCAGCATTTTTAG GGACAGGAATTGGGCAAAAAGGTGGAATATCTTTGAGGAGGAAGTAACTGCTAGATATGCTGATATATTCTGGCAAACTTTAGAGGCCAATGTAAGAGGAATCAAAGGCGAAATTTGGGTGGGGCGTGCATGCAATTAA
- the LOC140826655 gene encoding F-box protein At5g07670-like isoform X3, producing the protein MRLQSLPNSGSTTPHSDSEPDSDSSNPNPSAPPDCISLLSDELLLKVLSKLPDRNQHLSNSLVCTRWCVVSGKLIQSIKLLDWEFMESGRLTFRFPNLVDVSLAHACIISERNSGILFINKFLSIHLSSGLFENDGVLISNGDVLDSEEVDRGVRIMVQGCRNLRRVVLMNVSEKGLSFLGEECDYLQEMELHYSGDLALPGIFKCQNLQILKLIGSISGVYDSVVTDIGLTILARGCRRLVKLELVGCEGSYDGIKAIGQCCQMLEELTLCNHKMDGGWLSALSYCENLKTLKILSCNEIDRNPGSDEHLWPCPMLEELQLRQCQMREKQGVRALFLVCQPIRKLVIEDCWGLNNNVFAAASIFSFEASLEVPLVAIIFQILSCWLVNI; encoded by the exons ATGCGCCTCCAATCTCTTCCCAACTCCGGCTCCACTACCCCCCACTCGGACTCTGAGCCGGACTCCGACTCCTCCAACCCCAACCCTTCCGCGCCGCCTGATTGCATCTCTCTGCTATCCGACGAATTGTTGCTCAAGGTCCTCAGTAAACTCCCCGACAGGAACCAGCATCTTTCCAATTCACTGGTGTGCACGAGGTGGTGTGTGGTGAGTGGGAAGTTGATTCAATCGATTAAGCTATTGGATTGGGAGTTTATGGAGTCTGGGAGGCTCACTTTCCGGTTTCCCAATTTGGTCGATGTTAGCCTCGCGCATGCATGCATTATATCCGAACGGAATTCGGGCATTTTGTTCATTAATAAGTTTCtatcaattcatttaagttCTGGGCTGTTCGAAAATGATGGGGTCCTTATTAGTAATGGGGATGTATTGGATTCAGAAGAGGTCGACAGAGGGGTGAGAATTATGGTACAGGGGTGTAGGAATTTGAGGAGAGTGGTCTTGATGAACGTTAGTGAGAAAGGCTTAAGTTTTTTGGGAGAAGAGTGTGACTATTTGCAGGAGATGGAGTTACATTATTCTGGCGATTTAGCCTTGCCGGGAATTTTTAAATGCCAGAATTtgcaaatattgaaattgattggGAGCATAAGTGGGGTTTACGATTCCGTGGTTACAGATATTGGATTGACGATTTTAGCTCGGGGGTGTAGAAGATTAGTAAAGCTTGAGTTGGTGGGATGCGAGGGGAGTTATGATGGCATTAAGGCAATAGGGCAGTGTTGTCAAATGTTAGAGGAACTCACACTTTGCAATCATAAAATGGATGGCGGATGGTTGTCGGCTTTGTCATATTGTGAGAACTTGAAGACTTTAAAGATCCTGTCATGCAATGAAATTGATAGGAATCCTGGTTCCGATGAACACTTATGGCCATGCCCGATGCTCGAGGAGTTGCAATTACGTCAGTGTCAAATGCGAGAGAAGCAGGGTGTGAGAGCACTGTTTTTAGTGTGTCAGCCGATTCGGAAGCTAGTTATAGAGGATTGTTGGGGATTGAACAATAACGTATTTGCTGCTGCCAGCATTTTTAG TTTTGAAGCTTCACTGGAAGTCCCGCTGGTAGCTATCATCTTCCAAATCTTGAGTTGTTGGTTGGTAAACATCTGA
- the LOC140826655 gene encoding F-box protein At5g07670-like isoform X1, with the protein MRLQSLPNSGSTTPHSDSEPDSDSSNPNPSAPPDCISLLSDELLLKVLSKLPDRNQHLSNSLVCTRWCVVSGKLIQSIKLLDWEFMESGRLTFRFPNLVDVSLAHACIISERNSGILFINKFLSIHLSSGLFENDGVLISNGDVLDSEEVDRGVRIMVQGCRNLRRVVLMNVSEKGLSFLGEECDYLQEMELHYSGDLALPGIFKCQNLQILKLIGSISGVYDSVVTDIGLTILARGCRRLVKLELVGCEGSYDGIKAIGQCCQMLEELTLCNHKMDGGWLSALSYCENLKTLKILSCNEIDRNPGSDEHLWPCPMLEELQLRQCQMREKQGVRALFLVCQPIRKLVIEDCWGLNNNVFAAASIFRSIRSLSLEGCSLLTTEGLESIILSWKELDRLRVGLCSNVKDSEITPELAKLFSDLKELKWRPDSKSLLYSSLAGTGIGQKGGISLRRK; encoded by the exons ATGCGCCTCCAATCTCTTCCCAACTCCGGCTCCACTACCCCCCACTCGGACTCTGAGCCGGACTCCGACTCCTCCAACCCCAACCCTTCCGCGCCGCCTGATTGCATCTCTCTGCTATCCGACGAATTGTTGCTCAAGGTCCTCAGTAAACTCCCCGACAGGAACCAGCATCTTTCCAATTCACTGGTGTGCACGAGGTGGTGTGTGGTGAGTGGGAAGTTGATTCAATCGATTAAGCTATTGGATTGGGAGTTTATGGAGTCTGGGAGGCTCACTTTCCGGTTTCCCAATTTGGTCGATGTTAGCCTCGCGCATGCATGCATTATATCCGAACGGAATTCGGGCATTTTGTTCATTAATAAGTTTCtatcaattcatttaagttCTGGGCTGTTCGAAAATGATGGGGTCCTTATTAGTAATGGGGATGTATTGGATTCAGAAGAGGTCGACAGAGGGGTGAGAATTATGGTACAGGGGTGTAGGAATTTGAGGAGAGTGGTCTTGATGAACGTTAGTGAGAAAGGCTTAAGTTTTTTGGGAGAAGAGTGTGACTATTTGCAGGAGATGGAGTTACATTATTCTGGCGATTTAGCCTTGCCGGGAATTTTTAAATGCCAGAATTtgcaaatattgaaattgattggGAGCATAAGTGGGGTTTACGATTCCGTGGTTACAGATATTGGATTGACGATTTTAGCTCGGGGGTGTAGAAGATTAGTAAAGCTTGAGTTGGTGGGATGCGAGGGGAGTTATGATGGCATTAAGGCAATAGGGCAGTGTTGTCAAATGTTAGAGGAACTCACACTTTGCAATCATAAAATGGATGGCGGATGGTTGTCGGCTTTGTCATATTGTGAGAACTTGAAGACTTTAAAGATCCTGTCATGCAATGAAATTGATAGGAATCCTGGTTCCGATGAACACTTATGGCCATGCCCGATGCTCGAGGAGTTGCAATTACGTCAGTGTCAAATGCGAGAGAAGCAGGGTGTGAGAGCACTGTTTTTAGTGTGTCAGCCGATTCGGAAGCTAGTTATAGAGGATTGTTGGGGATTGAACAATAACGTATTTGCTGCTGCCAGCATTTTTAG GAGCATTAGATCTTTGTCGCTGGAAGGATGTTCATTGTTGACAACAGAAGGATTAGAATCGATAATTCTTTCTTGGAAGGAACTTGATAGGCTTAGAGTAGGTTTGTGTAGCAATGTAAAGGACAGTGAAATAACACCAGAACTAGCAAAATTATTTTCTGATCTCAAAGAACTGAAATGGCGACCGGATTCCAAGTCACTTCTGTATTCTAGCCTCGCAGGGACAGGAATTGGGCAAAAAGGTGGAATATCTTTGAGGAGGAAGTAA